A window from Shewanella livingstonensis encodes these proteins:
- the cctA gene encoding tetraheme c-type cytochrome CctA: MNNKLLSALFAAGFAVMMMSSASFAADETLAEFHVEMGGCENCHADGEPSKDGAYEFEQCQSCHGTLAEMDENHKPHDGVLMCADCHAPHEAKVGEKPTCDTCHDDGRTAK, encoded by the coding sequence GTGAACAATAAACTACTAAGCGCATTGTTTGCGGCTGGTTTTGCGGTAATGATGATGTCTTCTGCATCATTTGCTGCTGATGAGACGCTCGCAGAGTTTCACGTTGAAATGGGTGGCTGTGAAAACTGTCACGCCGATGGTGAGCCATCTAAAGATGGCGCATATGAATTTGAACAATGTCAAAGTTGCCATGGCACACTTGCTGAAATGGATGAAAACCATAAGCCGCATGATGGTGTATTGATGTGTGCAGATTGTCATGCACCACATGAAGCTAAAGTAGGCGAAAAGCCAACATGTGATACATGTCACGATGATGGTCGTACTGCAAAATAA
- a CDS encoding NAD(P)-dependent oxidoreductase, protein MAKVAFIGLGVMGFPMAGHLVKQGHDVTVYNRTGAKAAQWVAQYGGKSADTPKDAAQGQDIVFTCVGNDNDLRQVVLGEQGVVHGMHAGAILVDHTTASADVAREIAAHMQSLNIAFLDAPVSGGQAGAENGALTVMMGGDQAHFDTVKPVIAAYSRCAELLGPVGSGQLTKMVNQICIAGVVQGLAEGLHFAKSAGLDGLKVIDVISQGAAQSWQMENRYKTMWEGQYDFGFAIDWMRKDLGIALDEARRNGSHLPVAALVDQFYSEVQAMKGNRWDTSSLLARLEKSRS, encoded by the coding sequence ATGGCCAAGGTAGCATTTATTGGTTTAGGCGTTATGGGGTTCCCGATGGCGGGACATTTGGTTAAGCAGGGTCATGACGTTACTGTTTATAACCGTACCGGGGCGAAAGCGGCCCAGTGGGTTGCACAATATGGCGGTAAGTCGGCTGACACACCTAAAGATGCCGCTCAAGGTCAAGACATTGTGTTTACCTGTGTGGGTAATGATAATGATTTACGCCAGGTTGTGTTAGGTGAGCAAGGTGTAGTGCACGGTATGCATGCCGGCGCCATTTTGGTTGATCACACTACAGCTTCTGCTGATGTTGCACGTGAAATTGCCGCGCACATGCAATCACTTAATATTGCCTTTTTAGATGCGCCGGTTTCTGGTGGCCAAGCTGGTGCCGAAAATGGTGCGTTAACGGTAATGATGGGGGGTGACCAAGCCCATTTTGATACGGTTAAGCCTGTTATAGCTGCTTATAGTCGTTGTGCTGAATTGTTAGGACCTGTTGGTTCGGGACAATTAACTAAAATGGTTAATCAAATCTGTATTGCTGGTGTGGTTCAAGGCTTAGCCGAAGGACTTCATTTTGCTAAAAGTGCTGGCTTAGATGGCTTGAAAGTGATCGACGTTATCAGTCAAGGTGCCGCGCAGAGCTGGCAGATGGAAAACCGTTATAAAACCATGTGGGAAGGTCAATATGATTTTGGCTTTGCTATTGATTGGATGCGCAAAGATTTAGGTATTGCACTTGATGAAGCCCGTCGAAATGGTAGTCATTTACCTGTAGCGGCGTTAGTCGATCAGTTTTATTCTGAAGTACAAGCGATGAAAGGTAACCGCTGGGATACGTCTAGCTTGCTAGCACGCTTAGAAAAGTCTCGCAGTTAA
- a CDS encoding acyl-CoA thioesterase has translation MAGKDRQLTLRFLAEPADVNFGGKVHGGAVMKWIDLAAYAAAAGWSGKYCITVYAGGIRFVKPIHVGNIVEVTGKVIYTGTTSMHIAIDVKAGDPKESERHLTTHCIVIMVAVDDEGHPTSVPEWIPATADDVRLRDSALRLMDMRKRIGAEMEAHVKPSVE, from the coding sequence ATGGCCGGTAAAGATAGACAGCTTACATTACGTTTTTTGGCTGAACCTGCAGATGTCAATTTTGGCGGTAAGGTACACGGCGGTGCTGTAATGAAATGGATTGATTTGGCCGCCTATGCCGCAGCAGCAGGATGGAGTGGTAAATACTGCATTACGGTATATGCTGGCGGTATTCGATTTGTTAAGCCTATTCATGTGGGGAATATTGTCGAAGTCACGGGCAAAGTTATTTATACCGGTACGACATCTATGCACATCGCTATTGACGTTAAAGCCGGCGATCCTAAAGAGTCGGAACGTCATTTAACCACGCATTGTATTGTGATTATGGTTGCTGTAGACGACGAAGGTCATCCTACTTCTGTTCCTGAATGGATACCAGCCACAGCAGATGATGTTCGCTTACGTGATAGTGCATTGAGATTGATGGATATGCGTAAACGTATCGGTGCCGAAATGGAAGCTCACGTTAAACCTTCAGTTGAATAA
- the fabF gene encoding beta-ketoacyl-ACP synthase II: MSKRRVVITGLGLVTPVGNDVESSWNALLAGKSGIAPITKFDASEYGTRFSGSVKDFDIEQYLTKKDARKMDLFIQYGMAAGIQAVKDSGLDMSQENPARIGTAIGAGMGGMWLIEQGHSALLNGGPRKVSPFFVPSTIINMIAGHLSIMYGMTGPNFAVTTACTTGVHNIGFAARTIAYGDADVMVAGGAEDVTSPLGVAGFSAAKALSTRNDNPTAASRPWDKDRDGFVIGDGAGVIVLEEYERAKARGANIYGELVGFGMSGDAFHMTSPPSDGAGAAAAMVNAINDAQIEKEQVGYINAHGTSTHAGDKAEAAAVKSVFGPYAYEVLVSSTKSMTGHLLGAAGAVEAIFTLLALRDQHVPPTINLDNPDEGCDLDFVAHTSRRHKFDYALCNSFGFGGTNGSLLFKKMD; encoded by the coding sequence ATGTCTAAACGTCGTGTCGTCATCACAGGTCTTGGACTTGTGACTCCTGTGGGTAATGATGTTGAGTCTTCTTGGAACGCCTTATTGGCTGGTAAAAGTGGTATTGCTCCTATTACTAAGTTTGATGCTAGTGAGTATGGCACTCGTTTTAGCGGTTCAGTCAAAGATTTTGATATCGAACAATATCTAACCAAAAAAGATGCCCGTAAAATGGATTTATTTATCCAATACGGTATGGCTGCAGGTATTCAAGCAGTAAAAGATTCTGGCCTAGATATGAGCCAAGAGAACCCAGCTCGTATAGGAACTGCTATTGGTGCTGGAATGGGTGGTATGTGGCTCATTGAGCAAGGTCATTCCGCTTTATTAAATGGTGGGCCACGTAAAGTGTCACCGTTTTTTGTTCCAAGTACCATTATTAATATGATTGCTGGCCATTTGTCGATCATGTATGGCATGACAGGCCCTAATTTTGCTGTTACCACGGCGTGTACTACTGGTGTACATAATATTGGTTTTGCTGCACGTACTATTGCTTATGGTGATGCGGATGTGATGGTTGCCGGTGGTGCTGAAGATGTTACTAGCCCTTTAGGGGTGGCTGGTTTTAGTGCTGCTAAAGCATTATCTACTCGTAATGACAATCCAACAGCAGCAAGTCGCCCTTGGGACAAAGACCGTGATGGCTTTGTTATTGGCGATGGCGCTGGTGTCATTGTGTTGGAAGAGTATGAGCGAGCTAAAGCCCGCGGTGCTAATATTTATGGTGAATTAGTCGGTTTTGGTATGAGTGGTGATGCATTCCACATGACATCACCACCAAGTGATGGTGCAGGCGCTGCGGCTGCAATGGTTAATGCCATTAATGATGCGCAAATTGAAAAAGAGCAAGTGGGATATATTAATGCCCATGGCACATCAACCCATGCCGGTGATAAAGCTGAAGCTGCAGCTGTTAAATCGGTATTTGGCCCCTATGCCTATGAAGTGCTGGTCAGTTCGACTAAATCTATGACCGGACACTTATTAGGTGCTGCAGGTGCGGTAGAAGCGATTTTTACTTTACTTGCGCTGCGCGATCAACATGTACCGCCTACGATAAACTTAGATAATCCGGATGAAGGTTGCGACTTAGATTTTGTTGCCCATACTTCTCGTCGTCATAAATTTGATTATGCTTTATGTAACTCATTCGGCTTTGGTGGTACTAATGGATCACTACTGTTTAAGAAAATGGATTAA
- the acpP gene encoding acyl carrier protein, translated as MSNIEERVKKIIIEQLGVKEEDVKSAASFVDDLGADSLDTVELVMALEEEFDTEIPDEEAEKITTVQAAIDYVSKNQ; from the coding sequence ATGAGCAACATCGAAGAACGTGTAAAGAAAATCATCATCGAACAACTTGGCGTTAAAGAAGAAGACGTTAAATCAGCTGCTTCTTTTGTAGACGATTTAGGCGCTGATTCTCTAGACACTGTTGAATTGGTTATGGCTCTAGAAGAAGAGTTTGATACCGAGATCCCTGACGAAGAAGCTGAAAAGATCACTACTGTTCAAGCAGCGATCGATTACGTTTCTAAGAATCAGTAA
- the fabG gene encoding 3-oxoacyl-ACP reductase FabG, translating into MSFSINLDGKIALVTGASRGIGRAIAESLVQAGAMVIGTATSEKGAAAIQDYLGDKGFGMVLNVTDSQSVADLYSQIKEKAGEVDILINNAGITRDNLLMRMKDDEWQDIIDTNLTSLFKLSKPVMRSMMKKRFGRIISIGSVVGTMGNAGQVNYSAAKAGLIGFTKSLAREVASRQITVNAIAPGFIQTDMTDELTVEQQQAIMSQVPMERLGQAQEIANAVLFLASDSAAYITGETLHVNGGMYMV; encoded by the coding sequence ATGAGCTTTAGCATTAATTTAGACGGTAAGATTGCATTAGTTACTGGTGCTAGCCGTGGTATTGGCCGTGCAATTGCGGAATCGTTGGTCCAAGCAGGTGCGATGGTTATTGGCACTGCAACCAGTGAAAAAGGCGCTGCGGCGATTCAAGACTATCTAGGTGACAAAGGCTTTGGGATGGTGTTAAATGTCACTGATAGCCAATCAGTGGCTGATTTATATAGCCAGATCAAAGAAAAAGCCGGTGAAGTTGATATTCTTATTAACAACGCAGGCATTACTCGTGATAATTTATTGATGCGGATGAAAGATGATGAGTGGCAAGATATTATTGACACTAATTTGACATCACTATTTAAATTGTCTAAACCAGTAATGCGATCTATGATGAAAAAACGTTTCGGACGTATTATCAGTATCGGTTCAGTTGTGGGTACAATGGGTAATGCAGGCCAAGTAAATTACTCGGCGGCTAAAGCGGGTTTGATTGGATTTACAAAATCTCTTGCAAGAGAGGTTGCATCTCGTCAAATAACAGTGAATGCTATCGCACCTGGATTTATTCAGACAGATATGACAGATGAGCTGACAGTAGAGCAGCAACAAGCTATTATGTCGCAAGTTCCGATGGAACGATTAGGGCAAGCACAAGAAATTGCCAATGCAGTATTGTTTTTGGCCTCGGATTCAGCCGCTTACATCACAGGCGAAACATTGCATGTGAATGGTGGCATGTACATGGTTTAA
- the fabD gene encoding ACP S-malonyltransferase, which translates to MENVAFVFPGQGSQAVGMLAELAQSNDVIGKTFTEASNALGYDLWDLVANGPAETLNETDKTQPALLTASVAIWRAYQAANKPMPSLLAGHSLGEYSALVCAGVIEFTDAVKLVELRGKLMQQAVPAGSGAMFAIIGLDDDAIAKACAESAQGAVVSPVNFNSPGQVVIAGDKTAVERAAAACKAAGAKMTVALPVSVPSHCALMKPAADKLAKALIDVTFSEPTINVINNVDVATPTDAQAIKDALVRQLYCPVRWSETVEFMATQGVTNLVECGPGKVLTGLTKRINKSISAQAVNDVASFAALVE; encoded by the coding sequence ATGGAAAATGTTGCTTTTGTATTTCCTGGCCAAGGTTCGCAGGCTGTAGGAATGTTAGCTGAATTAGCTCAATCTAACGATGTTATCGGAAAAACCTTTACCGAAGCGAGTAATGCGTTAGGTTATGATTTATGGGATCTAGTTGCCAATGGCCCAGCTGAAACCTTAAATGAAACAGATAAAACCCAACCTGCACTGCTCACTGCAAGCGTGGCCATTTGGCGTGCGTATCAAGCAGCTAACAAGCCTATGCCTTCTTTGTTAGCAGGCCACAGCCTTGGTGAATATTCTGCTTTAGTATGCGCGGGTGTGATTGAATTTACCGATGCTGTTAAATTAGTTGAGCTACGCGGGAAATTAATGCAACAAGCTGTACCAGCAGGTTCTGGTGCCATGTTTGCCATTATTGGTCTTGATGATGATGCTATTGCCAAAGCATGTGCAGAGTCTGCTCAAGGGGCTGTCGTTAGCCCGGTTAACTTCAACAGCCCAGGGCAGGTAGTGATAGCGGGTGACAAAACCGCTGTCGAGCGCGCAGCAGCTGCGTGTAAAGCTGCTGGGGCTAAAATGACCGTGGCATTACCTGTAAGTGTGCCGTCGCATTGTGCATTAATGAAACCTGCTGCAGATAAATTAGCTAAAGCGTTAATTGACGTGACTTTTTCTGAGCCTACTATTAACGTAATCAATAATGTTGATGTGGCAACGCCAACCGATGCTCAAGCCATTAAAGATGCATTAGTGCGCCAATTGTATTGTCCGGTGCGTTGGAGCGAGACGGTTGAGTTTATGGCGACACAAGGTGTTACAAATTTAGTTGAATGTGGACCTGGGAAAGTATTAACTGGGTTAACAAAAAGAATTAATAAATCGATATCCGCTCAAGCGGTTAATGATGTTGCTTCATTTGCAGCATTAGTCGAATAA
- a CDS encoding beta-ketoacyl-ACP synthase III — MHTKILGTGSYLPVQVRSNQDLEKMVETTDQWIVDRTGISERRIAATDESVSTMGYQAALKALEMAGIEASDLDMIVCGTTSASNAFPAAACEIQALLGVKNIPAFDIAAACSGFIYALSVADQFVKTGAAKKVLVIGSDVLSRMCDPSDRSTVILFGDGAGAAIIGTSDTPGIIATHIYADGSQGDLLKCSFPPRANESSEAVGFMTMKGNDVFKVAVTQLSNVVTETLRLNNVDKSEIDWLVPHQANFRIINATAKKLHMSLDKVILTLARHGNTSAASVPIALDEAVRDGRIQRGHLLLLEAFGGGFAWGSALVRF, encoded by the coding sequence ATGCATACAAAAATTCTCGGAACAGGTAGTTATCTTCCTGTGCAAGTTCGTAGCAATCAAGACCTCGAAAAAATGGTTGAAACCACTGACCAATGGATTGTTGATCGGACCGGTATTTCTGAGCGGCGCATTGCTGCAACAGATGAATCGGTTTCAACAATGGGTTATCAGGCGGCATTAAAAGCGCTTGAAATGGCAGGGATTGAAGCAAGCGATCTTGATATGATTGTTTGTGGAACCACAAGTGCATCAAATGCATTTCCTGCCGCAGCATGCGAAATCCAAGCCCTATTAGGCGTCAAAAATATTCCTGCTTTTGATATTGCTGCCGCGTGTTCAGGCTTTATTTACGCGTTATCGGTTGCCGATCAATTTGTTAAAACGGGTGCAGCTAAAAAAGTATTGGTTATTGGTTCTGATGTATTGTCACGAATGTGCGATCCATCCGATCGCTCTACCGTTATTTTATTTGGTGATGGTGCGGGCGCTGCAATTATTGGTACAAGCGATACTCCCGGTATCATTGCGACTCACATTTATGCAGATGGCAGCCAAGGGGACTTATTAAAATGCTCTTTCCCTCCTCGCGCTAATGAAAGTTCTGAAGCTGTTGGTTTTATGACCATGAAAGGTAATGATGTGTTTAAGGTTGCGGTAACGCAGCTATCTAATGTCGTTACCGAAACCTTGCGGCTTAATAATGTCGATAAATCAGAAATCGACTGGTTAGTGCCACATCAAGCTAACTTTCGTATCATTAATGCAACGGCTAAAAAACTGCACATGAGTTTAGATAAAGTTATTCTAACATTAGCTCGGCATGGGAATACCTCAGCAGCATCTGTACCAATTGCATTAGATGAAGCTGTCCGCGATGGTCGAATTCAACGCGGACATTTATTACTACTCGAAGCATTTGGCGGTGGTTTTGCTTGGGGCAGTGCTTTAGTTCGTTTTTAA
- the rpmF gene encoding 50S ribosomal protein L32 — MAVQKNKKSRSKRGMRRSHDSLSTAQLSVDATSGELHLRHNVTADGFYRGKKVINK, encoded by the coding sequence ATGGCTGTACAAAAGAATAAAAAATCACGTTCAAAGCGTGGTATGCGTCGTTCACATGATTCATTGAGCACTGCTCAATTGTCAGTAGACGCTACTAGCGGTGAATTACATCTACGTCACAATGTGACTGCTGATGGTTTTTACCGCGGTAAAAAGGTTATCAACAAATAA
- the yceD gene encoding 23S rRNA accumulation protein YceD, giving the protein MQTVKIPVSIDPIRAASSGLRYEGTILGKQLKRLSELCAGDCSDVVVSLECGVDLQGIVYLRGKAVTELTLLCQRCMTQFTTEVTVDFCFSPCKTEAEIDELPDAYDPIECNEIGEVRLHQLIEDELIVAMPIIPMHDDNNCKSGSKDIVVGEIEPAHEERPNPFAVLEKLKSK; this is encoded by the coding sequence ATGCAAACAGTAAAGATACCGGTTTCAATTGATCCTATACGCGCTGCCTCAAGCGGCCTTCGATATGAAGGTACCATTTTAGGTAAGCAACTAAAGCGATTAAGCGAGTTATGTGCCGGCGACTGTTCCGACGTAGTTGTGTCGTTGGAATGTGGCGTCGATTTACAGGGGATAGTCTACCTTCGCGGGAAGGCTGTGACGGAGCTCACTCTGCTATGTCAACGTTGCATGACACAATTTACTACTGAGGTTACGGTCGACTTTTGTTTTAGTCCTTGTAAGACTGAGGCAGAAATCGATGAGCTCCCGGATGCGTATGACCCAATTGAGTGTAATGAGATTGGTGAAGTACGTCTGCATCAATTGATTGAAGATGAATTGATAGTCGCTATGCCAATCATCCCGATGCACGATGATAATAATTGTAAGTCTGGATCGAAAGATATAGTTGTAGGCGAGATCGAACCCGCTCATGAGGAGCGTCCAAATCCGTTTGCAGTGTTAGAAAAACTGAAGAGCAAGTAA
- a CDS encoding Maf family protein yields the protein MNFNLVLASTSPFRQQLLQKLLLPFNCVNPDIDETPKKGETAVALVKRLAEQKALAGANLIAQTSEPHLIIGSDQVALINGQIIGKPSTVENAMAQLSAASGQAITFYTGLAVFNSTNQQMLSCVEPFTVYFKHLSAAQIRYYIDTEQPLYCAGSFKCEGLGIALFERLEGDDPNTLIGLPLIKLIGLLAQHGVDVLSQVPECAIK from the coding sequence ATGAATTTCAATCTTGTACTTGCATCAACCTCACCTTTTCGTCAGCAATTATTACAAAAATTACTGCTACCTTTTAATTGTGTTAACCCTGATATTGATGAAACCCCTAAAAAAGGTGAAACAGCAGTCGCATTAGTCAAACGCTTAGCTGAACAAAAAGCATTAGCAGGTGCGAACTTAATTGCTCAAACATCAGAGCCACATTTAATTATTGGTTCAGATCAAGTCGCGTTGATAAATGGTCAGATTATCGGTAAACCAAGTACAGTCGAGAACGCGATGGCTCAATTAAGCGCCGCATCCGGTCAAGCAATCACTTTTTATACTGGTCTTGCGGTATTTAATAGTACTAATCAACAAATGCTTTCTTGTGTGGAACCATTTACAGTTTATTTTAAGCATTTATCAGCTGCGCAAATTCGCTACTACATCGATACCGAACAACCTTTATACTGTGCTGGAAGTTTTAAATGTGAAGGATTAGGTATTGCTCTGTTTGAACGTTTAGAAGGTGATGACCCTAATACGTTAATTGGTCTACCATTAATTAAGCTTATTGGTTTACTCGCACAACACGGTGTGGATGTGCTCAGCCAAGTACCTGAATGCGCCATTAAATAA
- a CDS encoding HAD-IIIA family hydrolase: MTLNIQDKAYELVIFDWDGTLMDTVGKIVSCMQQVAQELMLPIPSEQQIRDVIGLSLPKIMPILFASHQNHQQIIDCYRRHHIANKHPTPLFEGIALLIRNLHAEGYLLAVATGKGREGLDKMLVSTGLGEYFHATRCADDAKSKPHPEMLHSLLSHFNVAADRAIMIGDSIHDLTMANNAGMASIGVSYGAHNESRLKALNPRAVVNKALEIRDYL, translated from the coding sequence ATGACATTGAACATTCAAGATAAAGCTTATGAACTGGTCATTTTTGATTGGGATGGCACACTAATGGATACTGTCGGTAAAATAGTGTCTTGTATGCAACAAGTTGCACAAGAACTGATGTTACCTATACCTTCAGAGCAGCAAATAAGGGATGTTATTGGGTTATCTTTACCCAAAATTATGCCGATTTTATTTGCCAGTCATCAAAACCATCAGCAAATAATTGATTGTTATCGACGACATCACATTGCGAATAAGCATCCTACGCCTTTGTTTGAGGGGATAGCGTTATTAATTCGCAATCTACATGCTGAGGGATATCTCTTAGCGGTTGCGACAGGAAAGGGCCGAGAAGGCTTAGACAAAATGTTAGTCTCAACTGGCCTTGGAGAGTATTTTCATGCGACGCGTTGTGCCGATGACGCTAAAAGTAAGCCGCATCCTGAGATGCTGCATTCATTATTGAGTCATTTTAATGTTGCGGCCGACAGAGCCATTATGATTGGTGATTCGATTCATGATTTAACCATGGCCAATAATGCCGGTATGGCGAGTATTGGTGTGAGTTATGGTGCTCATAATGAATCGAGATTGAAAGCGCTAAATCCACGTGCTGTTGTCAACAAGGCACTGGAGATACGTGACTATCTTTAA
- the rluC gene encoding 23S rRNA pseudouridine(955/2504/2580) synthase RluC produces MNTETTPQVEYVTIDEDHFEQRIDNFLLTKLKGVPKSMIYRIVRKGEVRVNKKRIKPEYKLQIGDIVRIPPVRVAEKDNRKAPSPNLSRVSQLEDRIIHEDNHLIVLNKPAGIAVHGGSGVDYGVIEGLRSLRPQQKFLELVHRLDKDTSGVLLVAKKRSALKHLHEQLRSKTMQKDYLALVRGEWQATDKVVKAPLLKITLKSGERIVRVNKEGKESETRYKIMQRYQGCTLVKASPVTGRTHQIRVHCQYAGHAIACDDKYSEQQFDDSMRALGLDRLFLHAAELKFTHPENNETMQVKAPLDPVLLNTLDKLKKV; encoded by the coding sequence ATGAATACTGAAACCACCCCCCAAGTTGAATACGTGACTATCGACGAAGATCATTTTGAACAACGAATCGATAATTTTTTGCTAACTAAATTAAAAGGTGTTCCCAAAAGCATGATCTATCGGATTGTGCGCAAGGGGGAAGTGCGGGTGAATAAAAAACGCATTAAACCTGAGTACAAATTACAAATCGGTGACATTGTTCGCATACCTCCGGTTAGAGTGGCTGAAAAAGACAATCGCAAGGCGCCTTCGCCTAATTTATCTCGAGTGTCACAGCTCGAAGACCGTATTATCCACGAAGACAATCATTTAATTGTATTGAACAAGCCTGCTGGCATTGCGGTACATGGTGGCAGTGGTGTCGATTATGGTGTGATTGAGGGTTTGCGATCATTGCGTCCACAGCAAAAGTTTTTAGAGTTAGTGCATCGCTTAGACAAAGACACTTCTGGTGTGCTGCTTGTGGCTAAAAAACGTAGTGCGTTAAAACATTTGCATGAACAGTTACGCAGTAAAACCATGCAGAAAGATTATTTAGCATTAGTGCGCGGCGAGTGGCAAGCAACCGATAAAGTGGTTAAAGCCCCATTATTGAAAATTACCTTAAAGTCGGGCGAACGTATCGTGCGGGTAAATAAAGAGGGTAAAGAATCGGAAACGCGATATAAGATCATGCAGCGTTACCAAGGGTGTACCTTAGTTAAGGCGAGCCCTGTTACTGGACGAACTCACCAAATTCGAGTGCACTGTCAGTATGCGGGTCATGCTATTGCTTGTGATGATAAATACAGCGAACAGCAATTTGATGACAGCATGCGTGCATTGGGCCTAGATCGTCTATTTTTACATGCAGCTGAACTTAAATTCACTCATCCTGAAAATAATGAAACCATGCAAGTTAAAGCGCCTTTAGACCCTGTTTTACTGAACACACTTGATAAATTAAAAAAAGTATAA